In Triticum urartu cultivar G1812 chromosome 6, Tu2.1, whole genome shotgun sequence, the following proteins share a genomic window:
- the LOC125517501 gene encoding serine/arginine repetitive matrix protein 1-like, protein MAAPKTVARAAQRGTPVSSLPSVASLLPRPSLSGHISYGTGCSIRRYLATMVSLSLSIHSSLCFSTGEKCIALCSPSSDREPHPAAPVPPAEPPPGRPRSSGRGNAAPSRPRSPSNVPHNGSYALLRSAPAHLRAPPQPEPKAPPQRTSAPPPPDAGFCTQAPPAHIRSTPFSSRCRRPSIPARRALGNSSSSGGSRNAIIHSFSVSIKALTACPPHLDGFRGMRELPQPSPRMWAHAGRPPANKGRA, encoded by the exons ATGGCCGCACCCAAGACCGTGGCGCGCGCTGCCCAACGTGGAACACCGGTCTCTTCCCTGCCGTCGGTGGCCTCTCTGCTGCCACGTCCGTCCTTGTCCGGCCATATCTCCTACGGAACAGGCTGCTCCATCCGTCGGTACCTAGCCACCATGGTGTCTCTTTCCCTCTCAATCCATTCTTCTCTTTGTTTTTCAACTGGAGAAAAATGCATCGCACTCTGCAGTCCCTCCTCCGACAGAGAGCCGCACCCGGCCGCCCCCGTTCCTCCGGCAGAGCCCCCGCCCGGACGCCCTCGCTCCTCCGGCAGAGGCAACGCCGCGCCCAGCCGCCCCCGCTCCCCCAGCAACGTGCCTCACAACGGCTCCTACGCGCTCCTCCGCAGTGCACCAGCGCACCTACGCGCTCCTCCTCAACCAGAGCCCAAAGCTCCTCCACAACGCACCAgcgctcctccgccgccggacGCCGGCTTCTGCACCCAGGCACCGCCCGCGCACATCCGGTCCACACCTTTCAGCTCACGCTGCCGCCGACCCTCCATACCTGCCCGTCGAGCTCTCGGCAACTCGAGTTCTTCCG GAGGATCTCGTAATGCCATAATCCATAGTTTTTCAGTAAG CATCAAGGCCCTCACCGCCTGCCCGCCTCATCTCGACGGATTTAGAGGCATGCGGGAGCTGCCACAGCCGTCACCGAGAATGTGGGCGCATGCGGGGCGGCCGCCGGCGAACAAAGGTCGTGCGTGA